From one Plasmodium chabaudi chabaudi strain AS genome assembly, chromosome: 4 genomic stretch:
- a CDS encoding lysophospholipase, putative: MVIEGVELNNNELRNTTCNLDGDPKIGWLCNKNGLLLKTYAWIVKNPIGNILLIHGFETHTRANFMRKNLKMSNNNEGLVVGDNNYYIYKDSWIEKFNQNSYSVYALDLQGHGGSQSLGKLRVTFNCFDDLVDDVIQYMNQIYNETSSDNQKNDGSHNIATTKKKRIPMYIIGYSMGANIALRILQLLKKEKEDRIKAKNSNKYKKSKTMLCSSNDINEIGNGMYDMNNSNDYDFDNSCASGNHKGRSDYLDKLNIKGCVSISGMVRVKSILDSENKSFWQYFFPIFIFMSYVMPHIEISSESQYKKLGRFGNIYKHYILPNINGSKFKWWSECVKATIKLDRDVNYMPKDIPLLFVHSKDDGVCSYVGMILFYNKLNVNDKELYTVNGMNHYTTRRPGNEDILKKIIDWICNLRKNDEDEI, from the coding sequence ATGGTGATAGAAGGAGTTGAattgaataataatgaattaagAAATACAACATGTAATTTAGATGGCGATCCTAAGATAGGTTGgttatgtaataaaaatggtttacttttaaaaacatacGCGTGGATAGTTAAAAACCCTATaggaaatatattgttaataCATGGATTCGAAACCCATACTCGAGCAAATTTTATgagaaaaaatttaaaaatgtcaAATAACAATGAAGGCTTAGTAGTAGGCGATAATAAttactatatttataaagatAGTTGGattgaaaaatttaatcaAAATAGTTATTCAGTATACGCGCTAGATTTGCAAGGACATGGGGGATCACAATCATTGGGAAAATTAAGAGTCACTTTTAATTGTTTTGATGATTTAGTTGATGATGTAATACAATATATGAATCAAATTTACAATGAAACCTCAAGTgataatcaaaaaaatgacgGATCTCATAATATAGCGacaactaaaaaaaaaagaattcctatgtatattattggTTATTCGATGGGAGCAAATATTGCCTTAAGGATATTACAATTAttaaagaaagaaaaagaagataGAATTAAGGCTAAAAactcaaataaatataaaaaatcaaaaactATGTTATGCAGCTCTAATGATATTAATGAAATTGGTAATGGTATGTATGATATGAATAATTCTAATGATTATGATTTCGATAATTCATGTGCTAGTGGCAACCATAAAGGACGATCTGATTATTtagataaattaaatattaaaggTTGCGTATCTATATCTGGTATGGTGAGAGTAAAATCAATATTGGATTCTGAAAACAAATCATTTTggcaatattttttccccATATTCATCTTCATGTCTTATGTCATGCCTCATATAGAAATTTCGTCAGAATCACAGTATAAAAAGTTAGGGCGTTTtggtaatatatataagcattatatattaccaaatattaatggatcaaaatttaaatggtGGTCTGAATGCGTAAAAGCAACAATCAAATTGGATCGTGATGTTAATTATATGCCAAAAGATAttcctttattatttgttcatTCAAAAGATGATGGTGTGTGTTCTTATGTTGGAATGATCttgttttataataaattaaatgttaatgataaagaattatataCTGTTAATGGTATGAATCATTATACAACGAGAAGACCAGGAAATGAagacattttaaaaaaaattattgatTGGATTTGTAATTTAAGAAAGAATGATGAAGACGAAATATAA